A single region of the Acidobacteriota bacterium genome encodes:
- a CDS encoding carboxypeptidase-like regulatory domain-containing protein — translation MTIFKRILLIELFFIVSVALAYSQVSQRETKPVATGSISGQVTIDGKPQANVMVVLQPANSSSSQAFIRTQTDSEGRYRFLNVAAGSYALGNITPGFISSDSVNVNQGKRLILDEGEAIEGMDISLKRGATITGRIVDANQQPIIETVVSLLRINERSRATQYYWTYNNNNPFAHHTDDRGIYRIYGLPSGRYKVSVGRAVNDGSLRFEQGGNYQKTFYPSVTDESRAQIVEVKAGEEVAGIDITVGAVLKTYSATGRIIDVATGKPLANIAYGVGGMTDRQTLSGAAYGGIRSNAQGEFQLDGLSPGHYAVMVWNDGTLEGFAEPVLIEIADRNVSGLELRVHRGASISGVVVVEGTNDPAILGLLQSIWLRVSVTPPALDSFGSKIPTINADGSFRISGLRAGKAQIIATSIQRDSKLFLSRIEQNGIPQKEFDLKAGEQITGVRLIFVYGNGVIRGQLQFENGAMPEGARYVVYVKPLNPLVKTNFISAEVSGSGKFIFEALPPGEYELELQNVSPNQPRPSQSIKKNVTVTNDAETSVIFTPDAKVNEDREE, via the coding sequence ATGACCATTTTCAAACGAATTTTGCTTATCGAACTATTCTTCATTGTTAGTGTGGCATTGGCATATTCACAAGTGTCACAACGTGAAACGAAACCTGTCGCAACCGGTTCCATCAGCGGTCAGGTGACAATTGATGGTAAACCGCAGGCAAACGTGATGGTGGTTTTGCAACCCGCCAATTCTTCATCCTCACAGGCATTCATCAGAACCCAAACAGATAGTGAAGGGCGTTATCGTTTCTTGAATGTTGCGGCAGGCTCCTACGCCTTAGGCAACATTACGCCGGGATTCATTTCCAGCGACTCTGTGAACGTGAATCAAGGTAAGCGCCTCATCCTTGATGAAGGCGAAGCCATTGAAGGGATGGATATTTCATTAAAGCGCGGCGCTACGATTACGGGACGCATCGTGGATGCCAATCAACAGCCGATTATTGAAACAGTGGTCTCCTTACTACGAATCAATGAGCGTAGTCGCGCTACTCAATATTACTGGACATATAACAATAACAATCCCTTTGCTCATCACACGGACGACCGGGGCATCTACCGCATTTATGGGTTGCCCTCTGGTCGTTACAAAGTAAGCGTCGGACGCGCGGTGAATGATGGTTCTCTCAGATTCGAGCAGGGAGGTAATTATCAAAAGACTTTTTATCCCAGTGTGACCGACGAATCGCGCGCTCAAATCGTTGAAGTCAAAGCGGGCGAAGAGGTCGCAGGAATTGACATCACCGTGGGCGCAGTTTTGAAAACCTATTCAGCAACCGGTCGCATCATTGATGTCGCAACCGGCAAACCACTGGCAAATATCGCTTATGGTGTGGGCGGGATGACAGATAGACAGACACTCAGCGGGGCTGCGTATGGCGGAATTCGCTCGAATGCTCAGGGTGAATTTCAACTGGACGGATTATCGCCCGGTCATTATGCGGTGATGGTCTGGAATGACGGTACACTCGAAGGGTTTGCCGAACCGGTGCTTATTGAAATCGCCGACCGCAATGTAAGCGGGTTAGAACTGCGCGTGCATCGCGGTGCCAGCATCAGCGGCGTCGTTGTGGTTGAAGGCACCAACGATCCGGCAATTCTTGGGCTTTTGCAAAGCATCTGGCTGCGAGTATCGGTAACGCCCCCGGCGTTGGATTCATTCGGTTCCAAAATTCCGACAATTAATGCTGATGGCAGTTTTCGCATCAGCGGACTTCGCGCCGGTAAAGCGCAAATCATTGCTACTTCGATTCAACGGGATTCAAAGCTCTTTCTTTCGCGCATTGAACAAAACGGCATACCGCAAAAAGAGTTTGACCTCAAAGCTGGCGAACAGATCACCGGTGTGCGGTTGATTTTTGTTTATGGAAACGGGGTGATTCGCGGACAACTGCAATTTGAAAACGGCGCAATGCCCGAAGGCGCGCGTTATGTGGTTTATGTGAAGCCGCTCAATCCATTGGTAAAAACCAACTTCATATCGGCTGAGGTGAGTGGGAGTGGAAAATTCATCTTTGAAGCGTTGCCACCGGGCGAGTATGAACTGGAACTGCAAAACGTTTCACCAAATCAACCCAGACCCTCGCAGTCGATTAAGAAAAATGTGACGGTCACTAACGACGCGGAAACTTCAGTCATCTTCACGCCCGACGCCAAAGTGAATGAGGACAGAGAAGAATAA
- a CDS encoding carboxypeptidase regulatory-like domain-containing protein produces the protein MPMVKRIFLVISLSLVTMLAQPRQTLSQDSGTGVIAGRVTVNGVPARGVQVMAFYEGDGKQDEQLFGKMMSQILFGNGGDFVFKSVTDTNGQFRFSGMKSGKYEVRVFAPAMIGTKTTNPPPPAKGDDEKKIANAKKNDEDEDEDDDEESPEAIAAKFKTETNDSARKELKLGEGETVDNLEFSITRGGVITGRVTFMDGRPVIGEVVRLVSQKEFDGKNEYALSFGAEMFGEQFMTDDRGVYRIFGVPDGRYKIAVAFNGGGSIFTERFAERRNRHQTTYYPGTTDEATSGIVEVRGSGEVPNIDIKIGAPAKAYMVAGRVIDAETGKAIPGIVIRCTAINAEARSQGKSAPTNARGQFTIEGLTSGDYSAMIAAELMEDREFYGDATRFAVKDANFTNLEIKLYRGLTVSGTVVVEGAGSANVTVGLAGQYVSATSWEDRQGERQEGMLYTHASSDIKADGSFILKGLRPGKARIGVIKLSEGSGGYALKRVERSGVDITAGFDLRRGDVINDVRIVVAMANCTINGKVHFQGGTPPAGTYIYAVVRKPGAKDGEDDDDGFDARSSNTMVNKDGTFKLEGLTPGQYELVVIATMGGDEKEGDLKRRESKQLINLVEGQTLDVELSLDVSN, from the coding sequence ATGCCGATGGTAAAACGTATTTTTCTGGTCATCTCTTTGAGCCTCGTGACGATGCTTGCTCAGCCTCGACAAACGCTTTCGCAAGACAGCGGCACAGGCGTGATTGCCGGACGTGTAACCGTCAACGGGGTTCCGGCGCGTGGCGTTCAGGTGATGGCGTTTTATGAAGGCGATGGTAAACAAGACGAACAACTGTTCGGCAAGATGATGTCGCAAATTTTATTTGGCAATGGCGGCGATTTCGTTTTCAAATCGGTAACCGATACCAACGGGCAATTTCGCTTTTCGGGAATGAAGTCCGGCAAGTATGAAGTTCGCGTCTTTGCCCCTGCGATGATTGGCACTAAAACCACGAATCCGCCGCCTCCGGCAAAAGGTGATGATGAGAAAAAAATTGCCAATGCTAAAAAAAATGACGAAGACGAAGACGAAGATGATGACGAGGAAAGCCCCGAAGCCATCGCCGCTAAATTTAAAACCGAAACCAACGACAGCGCGCGAAAGGAATTGAAACTCGGCGAAGGTGAAACCGTTGATAATCTCGAATTTTCCATCACGCGCGGCGGCGTCATTACCGGCAGAGTGACATTTATGGATGGTCGTCCGGTGATTGGTGAAGTCGTGCGTCTGGTGTCGCAAAAAGAATTTGATGGCAAAAATGAGTACGCGCTTTCATTCGGCGCAGAGATGTTTGGCGAACAATTCATGACCGATGACCGGGGCGTCTATCGCATTTTCGGGGTGCCGGATGGTCGCTACAAAATCGCTGTGGCGTTTAATGGTGGCGGTTCGATTTTTACCGAACGCTTTGCCGAAAGACGCAACCGCCACCAGACGACCTACTATCCGGGCACCACAGATGAAGCGACCAGCGGCATCGTTGAAGTTCGTGGCAGCGGCGAAGTTCCCAACATCGATATTAAAATCGGCGCACCGGCAAAAGCTTATATGGTTGCCGGACGGGTGATTGATGCGGAAACCGGCAAAGCGATTCCGGGCATAGTCATTCGCTGCACTGCAATCAATGCCGAAGCCCGTTCGCAAGGCAAAAGCGCGCCGACAAATGCGCGCGGGCAATTCACCATTGAAGGGCTGACGAGCGGCGACTATTCGGCGATGATTGCAGCGGAATTAATGGAAGACCGCGAATTTTATGGCGATGCGACAAGGTTTGCAGTTAAAGACGCAAACTTCACCAATCTGGAAATCAAACTCTATAGAGGATTGACGGTGAGCGGCACAGTGGTCGTTGAGGGCGCAGGCAGCGCCAACGTCACTGTCGGGCTTGCCGGACAATACGTTTCCGCGACCAGTTGGGAAGACCGGCAGGGCGAACGCCAGGAAGGGATGCTCTATACCCATGCCAGTTCCGACATTAAGGCGGACGGCAGTTTCATCTTAAAAGGATTAAGACCCGGCAAAGCGCGCATCGGTGTGATCAAGTTGTCGGAAGGTTCAGGCGGATATGCGCTGAAACGGGTCGAGCGTAGCGGCGTAGACATTACCGCCGGATTTGATTTGAGGCGCGGCGATGTGATTAACGATGTGCGCATCGTTGTCGCTATGGCAAACTGCACCATCAACGGTAAAGTCCATTTTCAAGGCGGCACGCCACCCGCAGGAACTTATATCTATGCCGTTGTTCGCAAGCCCGGCGCAAAGGATGGTGAAGACGATGATGACGGATTTGATGCCCGCAGCAGCAATACGATGGTCAACAAAGATGGCACTTTTAAGCTGGAAGGCTTAACGCCAGGGCAATACGAATTGGTGGTCATCGCGACAATGGGTGGCGATGAAAAAGAGGGCGATTTAAAACGGCGCGAGAGCAAACAGCTCATCAACCTCGTCGAAGGCCAAACCCTCGATGTTGAATTGTCTCTGGATGTGAGCAATTGA
- a CDS encoding PilZ domain-containing protein, with translation MSEFSTRTQNVNPVAEFIPEENYLNTLHNRLEQIQQASTHYQTLMLEPAASYEDIVRAYTNILHILYPASHLRDALSHHSIFEVEKAFRKVSLAFSFLVEPGKRAEYDTVLSTLQSPSEALTEPASASLASTDHSLLTEEHNVALRTADSGKLQKNHSQRTGSSEALSPGKHSDAAPSTAGSNRRRNQRSPISVTVQVTGYGRNKVKWVEQTQSLDVSRTGLSVALHKPIRTGTILHITMPVLEKFRPQGYTGAELSLYVLVRRIEPAKKGIRTVALEFIGNQPPPGFNERPWAVFKPRSWAGLERRRTPRLNRQERVRLEYYNEGFELVMKEDTSTEDVSTTGMRILARFVPDEFEFVKVNCLDRDFHCLAVVRARFLEKDGLERLSIQFLNKAKSRLGA, from the coding sequence ATGTCGGAGTTTTCCACTCGCACGCAAAACGTAAATCCTGTTGCAGAATTCATCCCTGAAGAAAATTATCTGAACACCTTACACAACCGTTTGGAACAGATTCAACAGGCGTCAACCCATTATCAAACGCTGATGCTTGAACCCGCAGCTTCATATGAAGACATTGTGCGGGCATATACAAACATCCTGCATATCCTTTATCCCGCAAGCCACCTGCGCGATGCCCTGTCGCATCATTCGATATTTGAAGTGGAAAAGGCTTTTCGCAAAGTCTCGCTCGCCTTTTCATTTCTGGTTGAACCCGGAAAACGCGCTGAATACGATACGGTACTCTCTACTCTTCAATCACCATCTGAAGCTCTGACCGAACCGGCAAGCGCATCCCTGGCATCGACCGACCATTCACTTTTAACCGAAGAACATAACGTTGCGCTTCGCACCGCCGATTCGGGAAAGCTGCAAAAAAATCACTCGCAACGGACAGGCAGTTCAGAGGCTTTATCGCCAGGCAAGCATTCCGACGCGGCTCCCTCAACCGCTGGCAGCAATCGCCGTCGCAATCAACGTTCGCCCATTTCGGTTACCGTTCAAGTGACCGGTTATGGAAGAAACAAAGTCAAATGGGTCGAACAGACGCAAAGCCTCGATGTCAGCCGCACAGGGCTGAGCGTCGCTTTGCATAAACCTATTCGCACGGGAACCATCCTGCACATTACTATGCCGGTGCTGGAGAAATTTCGTCCGCAAGGTTACACCGGCGCAGAACTCAGCCTCTATGTTTTAGTGCGTCGCATTGAACCTGCGAAAAAAGGCATCCGCACGGTGGCGCTGGAATTCATTGGCAATCAACCGCCGCCGGGATTTAACGAACGCCCCTGGGCGGTCTTCAAACCCAGGAGTTGGGCTGGACTTGAACGTCGCCGTACACCGCGCCTTAACCGTCAGGAGCGCGTCCGGCTTGAGTATTACAATGAAGGGTTCGAGTTGGTCATGAAAGAAGACACCTCAACGGAAGACGTCAGCACCACCGGCATGCGCATTCTTGCGCGCTTCGTCCCCGACGAATTTGAATTCGTTAAGGTGAATTGTTTGGATAGAGATTTTCACTGTCTGGCGGTTGTGCGCGCTCGCTTCCTGGAAAAAGATGGACTGGAGCGCCTCTCCATACAATTTTTAAATAAAGCCAAATCGCGTCTCGGAGCATAA
- a CDS encoding carboxypeptidase-like regulatory domain-containing protein — protein sequence MKKIIAPGLLSILLVIAAFAQQPSANPSTTTQVKKAAAEQRQSQARRGSISGRVVSDSGQPLAHIAVTVSAMGNRAQMNQRNLGTDEEGRFQADDLSAATYQVSPFAPGYILANQRNEVTVYRLGDSVTFTMTKGGVITGMVKSATGEPVINVSVRAIRVKDAEGKAIRSANIRVERLTDDRGIYRLYGLESGTYIVMAGGNGFYSGGYDKYSEDIPTYHPSSTRDTANEILVTRGQEVSSIDIAYRGEKGKVISGSVANHPNLAPNYAIGVMLINAITGVQEATASASTRSDSSRSFSFFGISDGEYLVKAMYVPFNDEKNTMASAAKRIVVKGGDVTGVELALAPLASISGRIIFEPLTDEAAKKKCEPAKDTSLEEALIFIRRDDQAETPQLPFNPPSQFSGDEKGEFTLYRFEAGRYRLSANLPSDTWYVKSIGFPKTAKPNQPASRNAQLSDVATRGLNLKAGERISDLTITINEGAASLSGKVSAPSERDALPANLRVYLVPAERERANDALRFVQAQVQSDGKFSLTNLAPGKYWIVTRIASDDELTDNAPRPLYWDIDGRNQLRKEAEAANIVVELQTCQRLADYGLRYTPPKPATKKL from the coding sequence ATGAAAAAAATTATTGCACCCGGGCTTTTGAGTATTTTGTTGGTTATTGCGGCTTTCGCTCAACAACCTTCTGCAAATCCATCGACGACTACCCAGGTCAAAAAAGCTGCCGCAGAGCAACGCCAGTCGCAAGCCCGGCGCGGTTCAATCTCCGGGCGCGTAGTCAGTGACAGCGGACAACCGCTCGCGCACATTGCGGTGACAGTTTCGGCAATGGGAAACCGCGCGCAAATGAATCAACGCAATCTCGGCACCGACGAAGAGGGCAGATTTCAAGCCGATGATTTATCGGCAGCAACCTATCAGGTTTCGCCTTTCGCGCCGGGTTATATCCTTGCCAATCAGAGAAACGAAGTGACAGTTTATCGCCTCGGCGACAGCGTGACCTTTACGATGACCAAGGGCGGCGTGATAACCGGCATGGTCAAGAGTGCAACGGGCGAACCGGTCATCAATGTTTCAGTGCGCGCCATCCGCGTCAAAGATGCCGAAGGCAAAGCGATTCGTTCTGCCAATATCAGAGTTGAACGCCTGACCGATGACCGGGGCATCTATCGTTTGTACGGACTGGAATCGGGAACTTATATCGTTATGGCGGGCGGCAACGGTTTTTATAGCGGCGGTTATGACAAATATTCCGAAGACATTCCCACTTATCATCCGTCATCGACCCGCGACACCGCGAATGAAATTCTGGTGACCAGGGGGCAGGAAGTATCGAGCATCGACATTGCCTATCGCGGCGAAAAAGGCAAGGTCATCAGCGGCAGCGTTGCCAATCATCCCAATCTCGCTCCCAATTATGCCATCGGAGTGATGCTGATAAACGCCATCACCGGCGTTCAGGAAGCCACCGCCTCTGCCAGTACGCGCTCGGACAGTAGTCGCAGTTTCAGCTTTTTCGGTATAAGCGACGGCGAATATCTCGTCAAAGCCATGTATGTTCCATTCAATGATGAAAAGAATACGATGGCATCAGCGGCAAAACGCATCGTAGTTAAAGGCGGCGATGTGACCGGTGTTGAACTGGCGCTTGCGCCGCTCGCTTCGATTTCAGGTCGCATCATTTTTGAACCGCTTACAGATGAAGCGGCAAAGAAAAAATGTGAGCCTGCCAAAGACACATCTCTGGAAGAGGCGCTGATTTTTATTCGTCGCGATGACCAAGCCGAAACGCCGCAACTGCCATTTAATCCACCTTCGCAATTTTCCGGCGATGAAAAGGGGGAATTCACGCTCTATCGGTTTGAAGCCGGACGCTATCGTTTGTCGGCGAATTTACCGAGCGATACCTGGTATGTAAAATCCATCGGTTTCCCTAAGACTGCGAAACCCAACCAACCCGCTTCGCGAAATGCTCAACTAAGCGATGTTGCAACCAGAGGCTTGAATCTGAAAGCCGGTGAGCGCATCAGCGATTTGACCATCACCATCAACGAAGGCGCGGCAAGCCTGAGCGGTAAAGTGAGTGCTCCCTCAGAGCGCGACGCGCTGCCAGCGAACCTGCGGGTCTATCTGGTGCCTGCGGAACGCGAACGCGCAAACGACGCACTGCGTTTCGTTCAAGCTCAGGTGCAAAGCGACGGAAAATTTTCTTTGACAAACCTTGCGCCCGGCAAATACTGGATAGTCACGCGCATTGCGAGCGATGATGAGTTGACGGATAACGCGCCGCGTCCGCTGTATTGGGACATAGACGGGCGCAATCAGTTGCGCAAAGAAGCCGAAGCCGCAAATATCGTAGTTGAATTGCAAACGTGCCAGCGCCTTGCGGATTATGGGTTGCGCTATACGCCGCCCAAACCGGCAACGAAAAAGCTGTAA
- a CDS encoding carboxypeptidase regulatory-like domain-containing protein: MHYLNRILSSLLIAFSLAVSTHALQSGTKPAGTGSLAGRVLIDGKPQANVTVVLQQGRRRMTTLIPEMKTTTDSEGNFKIEKVPANDYLLNALTPGFVNPAELGSILPEKGRPVVINAGEELTGIEIALKRGAVITGRVVDGNHQPLIEAWLQLYKLDEKGEAQYFYINNPRMLLTDDRGEYRLYGLPAGRYKIGLGAKPGMTAATRYGVNLYQLTYHPDTTDVMKAEIIELGDGEEATNIDIKLSHKLKTYTASGRIIDAATGKPVANVQYFCGLVRPTGEYGGMVSPAMNPTGRGEMFFEGLTPGRYAAMILNTNDSETYAEAAPFDIKDEDVQGLELKIYRGASISGAVVVEGTDDPQILALAQQARIWQRTKNTDPTPSIWHPRPIAADGSFKLIGLRPGKIEIGADSPFNNKRIAYVRTEHNGVEVKEFDVKAGEQITGIRIVMVYATGVIRGTVKVENGSLAENARLWAMIRRAGETKTRSMTEVDARGRFVIEGLVAGEYEILLYGDNGNKPLPRGIKQTVTVTNDAETPVTLVINLEAKNQDK; the protein is encoded by the coding sequence ATGCATTACCTGAATCGAATACTTTCTTCATTGCTCATCGCCTTTTCATTAGCAGTATCGACGCACGCTTTACAAAGCGGCACAAAACCCGCAGGCACAGGTTCGCTTGCCGGGCGCGTGCTTATTGATGGCAAACCGCAGGCTAATGTCACAGTCGTATTGCAACAGGGGCGCAGGCGCATGACCACGCTGATTCCCGAAATGAAGACGACGACAGACTCGGAAGGGAACTTCAAAATTGAAAAGGTTCCGGCAAACGATTATCTGTTGAATGCGCTGACGCCGGGTTTTGTCAATCCCGCTGAATTAGGCAGTATTTTGCCTGAAAAAGGCAGACCTGTGGTGATTAATGCGGGCGAAGAGTTGACCGGAATTGAAATCGCATTAAAGCGCGGCGCGGTCATTACAGGACGTGTAGTGGACGGGAACCATCAACCACTGATTGAGGCCTGGCTTCAATTGTATAAGCTGGATGAAAAAGGCGAAGCTCAATATTTTTACATTAATAATCCGCGAATGTTGCTAACCGATGATCGGGGAGAATATCGCCTTTATGGATTGCCTGCCGGTCGTTACAAAATCGGACTTGGCGCCAAACCGGGTATGACAGCCGCGACCAGGTATGGCGTAAATCTTTATCAGTTGACCTATCACCCTGATACAACCGATGTGATGAAAGCTGAGATTATCGAACTTGGCGATGGCGAAGAAGCGACCAACATTGACATTAAACTGAGCCACAAGCTGAAAACTTATACTGCAAGCGGACGCATCATTGATGCGGCGACCGGTAAGCCTGTAGCCAATGTGCAATATTTTTGTGGCTTGGTACGTCCAACCGGTGAGTATGGCGGCATGGTAAGCCCGGCGATGAACCCCACCGGCAGAGGTGAAATGTTTTTTGAAGGCTTAACTCCCGGCAGATATGCCGCAATGATACTCAATACAAACGATAGTGAAACATATGCTGAGGCTGCGCCATTTGATATTAAGGATGAAGATGTTCAGGGACTTGAATTAAAAATTTATCGCGGCGCTAGCATCAGCGGTGCGGTAGTAGTCGAAGGAACGGATGACCCGCAAATTCTCGCGCTCGCGCAACAGGCGCGAATTTGGCAACGAACAAAGAATACTGATCCCACGCCGTCAATCTGGCATCCTCGCCCAATTGCCGCTGACGGCAGTTTCAAACTTATCGGTTTACGTCCGGGAAAGATTGAGATTGGCGCTGACAGCCCGTTTAACAATAAGCGAATCGCTTATGTGCGAACCGAGCATAATGGCGTTGAGGTGAAAGAGTTTGATGTCAAAGCCGGCGAACAAATCACCGGCATTCGCATCGTGATGGTTTATGCGACGGGCGTGATTCGCGGCACCGTGAAAGTTGAAAACGGCAGCCTGGCTGAAAACGCGCGACTCTGGGCAATGATTCGTCGCGCCGGAGAAACGAAAACTCGTTCAATGACAGAAGTGGATGCGCGCGGGCGGTTTGTCATCGAAGGTTTGGTTGCGGGTGAATACGAAATCCTGCTGTATGGCGATAACGGCAATAAACCGCTTCCACGGGGAATCAAACAAACCGTCACCGTGACCAACGACGCGGAAACGCCGGTCACGTTGGTCATCAACCTTGAAGCCAAAAATCAGGATAAATAG
- a CDS encoding LEA type 2 family protein, translating into MTFAQTHQSTEAKPPQVELQTIRYDKFDFWKKTIDVIAVVSVKNQTAALKLQDVTYKLKLNDNAVAEGKHDKDIEIPATGEVEIELPFTVDLTSIPGVAWDAMTESFTLRYEIETEFTVPLFASLKHTQKSSFKGDLPIGEAVYSLSKKFKERLFGKP; encoded by the coding sequence ATGACGTTTGCTCAAACCCATCAATCGACTGAAGCGAAACCGCCGCAAGTTGAATTGCAAACCATCCGCTACGATAAATTCGATTTCTGGAAAAAGACCATTGATGTGATTGCGGTCGTCAGTGTGAAAAATCAAACCGCGGCGCTCAAACTGCAAGACGTTACCTATAAACTCAAACTCAATGATAACGCGGTTGCCGAAGGCAAACACGACAAGGATATTGAAATTCCCGCAACCGGCGAAGTGGAAATCGAATTGCCGTTTACCGTCGATTTAACCAGCATTCCAGGCGTCGCATGGGATGCGATGACCGAATCATTCACTCTGCGTTACGAAATCGAAACCGAGTTTACCGTGCCGCTTTTCGCATCGCTCAAACACACGCAAAAAAGTTCCTTTAAAGGCGATTTGCCTATTGGCGAAGCGGTTTATTCGCTATCGAAAAAATTCAAAGAAAGACTGTTTGGCAAACCTTAA
- a CDS encoding PilZ domain-containing protein: protein MSNKMLNSVSTREPGNELLKEYTVEQLSEYHLKLSRLLERVESASTHFETLGLDPSASYDDVLHAYYKMLSTFYPVQTVRTSIPQATLEQMDKAFVKASQAFSTLANAHQRKKYQRALIMNAKSPLNSSLPAAQTAVQYPPLSPVHSAPALKAPKLSPPSHAPVQNLLPTPPIASATPAAALPAPPGEASKKVFTVKPRINSTPADDPLQVNPATSGKQAYSEYSSEWKDGNRRRNQRIKMALPTRVSGYDQHNKKWDEMTQTVDVSRTGVSVKVRRRVRCGNVVYLTLPLPTKLRMHGFAETSFNSYAIVRRVDPIQNGQRIIALEFIGEHPPKGYMEKPWTTFKTQQWNGTERRREKRLSRMEKVSIEYFDDNFRSLAKEETVTENVSGQGMRIFVKYAPFEFDLIRVTSLTRNFESLALVRNRFVGKEGLERLCVQFLNPVI, encoded by the coding sequence GTGTCTAACAAAATGTTAAATTCTGTTTCGACCAGAGAGCCTGGTAACGAACTCTTGAAAGAGTATACCGTTGAACAACTGAGCGAATACCATTTGAAATTGAGCCGCCTGTTGGAGCGCGTCGAAAGCGCCTCGACGCATTTTGAAACTTTAGGTTTAGACCCATCGGCTTCTTATGATGATGTCCTGCACGCCTATTATAAAATGCTCAGCACCTTCTATCCGGTGCAAACCGTGCGCACCTCCATCCCGCAGGCGACGCTTGAGCAGATGGATAAAGCCTTCGTGAAAGCTTCGCAAGCATTTTCCACTCTGGCGAATGCTCACCAAAGAAAGAAATATCAACGCGCTTTGATTATGAATGCCAAAAGCCCGCTCAATTCAAGCTTGCCCGCAGCACAGACAGCCGTGCAATATCCCCCCCTCTCGCCGGTTCATTCTGCGCCGGCGTTGAAGGCGCCCAAATTATCGCCACCCTCACACGCGCCTGTGCAAAACCTTTTGCCGACACCACCGATTGCGTCTGCAACACCGGCTGCGGCGCTGCCAGCGCCACCGGGAGAGGCGTCGAAAAAAGTTTTCACGGTTAAACCCAGAATAAATTCAACCCCTGCCGACGACCCCCTTCAGGTCAATCCGGCTACATCGGGCAAACAGGCATACAGCGAATATTCCTCTGAGTGGAAAGATGGCAATCGGCGGCGCAATCAGCGCATTAAAATGGCACTGCCGACGCGCGTTTCCGGGTACGACCAGCACAATAAAAAATGGGATGAAATGACGCAGACCGTTGATGTCAGCCGCACCGGCGTGAGTGTGAAAGTTCGCCGCCGCGTGCGTTGCGGCAATGTGGTTTATTTAACCCTGCCGCTGCCCACCAAACTGCGAATGCATGGCTTTGCCGAAACCAGTTTTAACAGTTATGCGATTGTCCGTCGGGTTGACCCGATACAAAACGGGCAACGGATTATCGCTTTGGAATTTATCGGTGAACATCCGCCCAAAGGGTATATGGAAAAACCCTGGACAACCTTCAAGACCCAGCAATGGAACGGCACTGAAAGGCGTAGAGAAAAACGGTTGAGTCGCATGGAGAAGGTCTCCATTGAATATTTCGATGATAATTTTCGTTCGCTCGCCAAAGAAGAGACCGTAACCGAAAACGTCAGCGGTCAGGGAATGCGGATATTCGTTAAATATGCGCCCTTTGAATTCGATTTGATCAGGGTCACATCATTGACCCGCAACTTTGAGAGCCTGGCGCTGGTGCGCAACCGGTTTGTGGGCAAGGAAGGATTGGAACGCCTGTGCGTTCAGTTTCTCAACCCGGTAATTTAG